The Synergistota bacterium genome has a segment encoding these proteins:
- a CDS encoding ribonuclease HI family protein, with amino-acid sequence MKVRIFSDGASRGNPGEASIGVVMEYEDKGKKIKERYGCYIGETTNNVAEYLALISALRLAKERGAEEVEIFVDSELVYKQIIGVYIVRSQKLRGLFMEAKELAESFREFSIHHLPRRMNKEADSVANTALRLYRMVKVRA; translated from the coding sequence ATGAAAGTCAGAATTTTTTCAGATGGAGCTTCTCGGGGCAATCCCGGAGAGGCTTCAATAGGGGTTGTTATGGAATATGAAGATAAAGGGAAGAAAATTAAGGAAAGATATGGTTGCTATATAGGAGAAACCACAAACAACGTTGCTGAGTATCTTGCCTTGATCTCCGCTCTCAGACTTGCTAAGGAGAGGGGAGCTGAGGAGGTGGAGATTTTCGTGGATAGTGAGCTTGTTTACAAACAGATAATAGGAGTTTATATAGTTAGGAGCCAGAAATTGAGGGGACTTTTCATGGAGGCTAAGGAACTCGCTGAATCGTTTAGGGAGTTTTCGATTCATCATCTCCCGAGAAGAATGAACAAGGAAGCGGATTCGGTTGCGAATACCGCTTTGAGACTGTATAGAATGGTTAAGGTAAGAGCTTGA
- the trpS gene encoding tryptophan--tRNA ligase produces the protein MLKRVLSGMRPTGKLHLGHLVGALRNWVSFQDKYRCYYCIVDWHAMMSEYADPSKLKEYILDMALDWYAVGIDFEKSIVFIQSEVPEHAELHLALSMITPVSWLERNPTYKEQMKEIKNKDLSTYAFLGYPVLQAADILIYNAHYVPVGEDQAPHLELTREIARRFNYFYGDVFVIPEAIFTPIPKILGTDGRKMSKSYNNYIGVTEDPSSVEKKVMTMMTDTRRMRRSDPGVPEDCPVFYLHKAFNESEEEIREISEGCRTASIGCVDCKRILLKHLIPTLEPFRKRRSEYENKREELIEVLHEGARKAREFTVSMMEKVKEAMKIAW, from the coding sequence ATCTTGAAGAGGGTTTTAAGTGGGATGCGTCCCACGGGCAAACTTCACTTGGGGCATTTGGTCGGAGCCCTGAGGAACTGGGTGAGCTTTCAGGATAAGTATAGGTGTTATTACTGTATAGTTGACTGGCATGCCATGATGTCGGAATACGCTGATCCCTCTAAGCTTAAGGAATATATATTGGATATGGCTCTGGACTGGTATGCCGTGGGCATAGATTTTGAGAAGAGCATAGTTTTTATTCAATCTGAGGTTCCGGAGCACGCGGAGCTTCATCTTGCCTTGTCAATGATAACCCCAGTTTCCTGGCTTGAGAGAAACCCGACCTATAAGGAGCAGATGAAGGAAATAAAAAATAAGGATTTATCTACTTATGCCTTTTTGGGGTATCCGGTTCTCCAAGCTGCGGATATATTGATATACAATGCCCACTACGTTCCAGTTGGTGAAGATCAGGCTCCGCATCTTGAGCTCACGAGGGAAATAGCACGTAGGTTTAACTATTTCTATGGTGATGTTTTCGTTATTCCTGAAGCTATATTCACCCCTATTCCCAAGATTCTTGGAACCGATGGTAGAAAAATGAGCAAGAGCTATAATAACTACATTGGTGTAACTGAGGATCCATCATCGGTAGAGAAAAAGGTTATGACGATGATGACCGATACGCGCAGGATGAGGAGAAGCGATCCCGGGGTTCCTGAGGATTGTCCCGTTTTTTATCTCCACAAGGCTTTCAACGAGAGCGAGGAGGAAATAAGAGAGATCTCTGAGGGATGCAGAACCGCTTCTATAGGCTGTGTTGATTGTAAGAGGATACTCCTTAAGCATCTTATTCCAACCCTTGAGCCGTTTAGAAAGAGGAGGAGCGAATACGAGAATAAGAGAGAGGAGCTCATAGAGGTTCTTCATGAGGGCGCGAGAAAGGCAAGAGAGTTTACCGTGAGCATGATGGAAAAGGTAAAGGAAGCGATGAAGATAGCTTGGTAG
- a CDS encoding rRNA pseudouridine synthase — protein MKVRLNKFLAQCGIASRRKAEELILSGRVRVNGRVVKELAFFVNSEKDEVKVGSKLVKPERKVYIVMNKPIGYVCAVEDRWNPTVIDLVKEVKERIYPVGRLDLRSEGLLIITNDGELTHLLTHPSGEIKKTYLVKTDRLPTEAELRILRDGVPLDDGLTSPAKVKVLPSGWIQITIGEGRKREVRRMFGYLGIRVKRLKRIAIGKMRLEKLDEGKYRFFNKDELLHMIYRGGVV, from the coding sequence ATGAAAGTTAGACTCAATAAGTTTTTAGCTCAATGCGGTATAGCTTCTCGAAGAAAGGCAGAAGAGCTCATCTTAAGCGGAAGAGTTAGGGTAAACGGTAGAGTTGTGAAAGAGCTTGCATTTTTCGTTAATTCTGAGAAGGACGAAGTTAAAGTTGGGAGTAAATTGGTTAAGCCTGAAAGGAAAGTTTATATAGTGATGAACAAGCCTATTGGATATGTATGTGCCGTTGAGGATAGGTGGAATCCCACCGTTATAGATCTGGTTAAAGAGGTAAAGGAACGGATTTATCCGGTGGGAAGGCTCGATTTAAGGAGTGAAGGGTTACTAATAATTACGAATGATGGAGAGCTGACGCATCTTCTAACGCACCCCTCGGGTGAGATAAAGAAGACATATCTCGTTAAGACGGACAGACTACCTACCGAAGCTGAGCTTAGAATACTCAGAGACGGTGTTCCACTTGATGATGGTTTGACCTCTCCTGCGAAGGTGAAGGTTCTTCCAAGTGGATGGATTCAGATAACGATTGGAGAGGGCAGAAAAAGAGAGGTCAGGAGAATGTTCGGCTATCTTGGGATCAGAGTTAAGCGGCTTAAGAGGATAGCCATAGGTAAGATGCGATTGGAGAAGCTTGATGAAGGAAAATACAGATTTTTTAACAAAGATGAGCTTTTGCACATGATATATAGAGGTGGTGTGGTATAA